CAGTGATTAACTCAAATTACGCTTTAGCCGCAGGTTTAAATCCTGTTAAAGACTCTATTTTTATAGAATCAAAAGACAGTCCTTATGTCAATATCCTTGTTGCTAAGCCAGAAAACAAAGACAGTGCAAAAATCAAAGCACTAAGCAAGGCTTTAAATAGTGAAAAAATAAGAAAATTCATCGAAGAAAAATACAACGGAGCAGTTATTCCTGCGTTTTAAGGTTTAAAAATGAAATGGATTAAAATTGCTTTATTATTTTTACTCACTCTTAGCCTTAAAGCTGATGATAAAATCATAACCATAGGAGCCACTCCGGTTCCTTATGCGCAGATTTTAGAATTTAGCAAACCCTTGTTTAAAGCAAGGGGTTATGAGTTAAAAATCGTTGAATTTTCAGATTATATCACTCCAAATTTGGCCTTAAACGAAGGGGAATTGGATGCAAACTTATATCAACACAAAGCTTTTATGGAAGAATTTAATGCCAATAAAGGCACAAAATTAGTTGCTAGCACTCCTGTTGTCTTGCCTCCTATGGGTGTATATTCTAAAAAATATACAGATTTAAAACAAGTGCCGCAAAATGCCATCATTGCTATTCCAAATGATCCAACCAATGAAGGCAGAGCTTTAGAGCTTTTAGAGCAAGCAGGGCTCATCACACTTAGCAAAAAAGCCAATGCAACGCCTTTAGATATCACGCAAAATCCTAAAAATATCCAATTTAAAGAGTTAAAAGCCGCACAACTTCCAAGGGCTTTAGGAGATGTTGATTTTGCCGTGATTAATTCAAATTATGCCCTAGGTGCAAATCTAATGCCAAAAGATGCTTTATTTTTAGAGAGTAAAGATTCGCCTTTTGTCAATCATATTGTGGTGCATGAAAGCCAAAAAAATAGTGAAAAAACTAAAATCATCAATGAAGTAATACACTCTAAAGAATTTAAAGATCATATTT
This genomic interval from Campylobacter sp. CCS1377 contains the following:
- a CDS encoding MetQ/NlpA family ABC transporter substrate-binding protein yields the protein MKWIKIALLFLLTLSLKADDKIITIGATPVPYAQILEFSKPLFKARGYELKIVEFSDYITPNLALNEGELDANLYQHKAFMEEFNANKGTKLVASTPVVLPPMGVYSKKYTDLKQVPQNAIIAIPNDPTNEGRALELLEQAGLITLSKKANATPLDITQNPKNIQFKELKAAQLPRALGDVDFAVINSNYALGANLMPKDALFLESKDSPFVNHIVVHESQKNSEKTKIINEVIHSKEFKDHILKAYKDILILAI